In the genome of Streptococcus mitis, one region contains:
- a CDS encoding cell division protein FtsY, which translates to MGLFDRLFGKKEEPKIEEVVKEALENLDLSETTEPALTEAEEVSQEEAEVEIVEQALLQEEENQDKVEESLDSEPAVEVHQEEIEEFPHSEEVTEEENAELIETVEENSSEVLEAQTPQVEETVQEKYDRSLKKTRTGFGARLNAFFANFRSVDEEFFEELEELLIMSDVGVQVASNLTEELRYEAKLENAKKPDALRRVIIEKLVELYEKDGNYDESIHFQDGLTVMLFVGVNGVGKTTSIGKLAHRYKQAGKKVMLVAADTFRAGAVAQLAEWGRRVDVPVVTGPEKADPASVVFDGMERAVAEGIDILMIDTAGRLQNKDNLMAELEKIGRIIKRVVPEAPHETFLALDASTGQNALVQAKEFSKITPLTGIVLTKIDGTARGGVVLAIREELNIPVKLIGFGEKIDDIGEFNSENFMKGLLEGLI; encoded by the coding sequence ATGGGATTATTTGACCGTCTATTCGGAAAAAAAGAAGAACCTAAAATCGAAGAAGTTGTAAAAGAAGCTCTGGAAAATCTTGATTTGTCTGAAACTACTGAGCCTGCCCTTACAGAAGCTGAGGAAGTTTCTCAGGAAGAAGCAGAGGTTGAAATTGTTGAACAAGCTCTGCTCCAAGAAGAGGAAAATCAAGACAAAGTTGAAGAAAGTCTGGATTCAGAGCCAGCTGTAGAGGTTCATCAAGAAGAAATAGAAGAATTTCCACACTCAGAAGAAGTCACAGAAGAAGAGAATGCTGAGCTCATAGAAACTGTAGAAGAAAATAGTTCTGAAGTGCTTGAAGCACAAACGCCTCAGGTAGAAGAAACTGTTCAGGAAAAATATGACCGCAGTCTTAAGAAAACTCGTACAGGATTTGGTGCTCGTTTGAATGCCTTCTTTGCTAACTTCCGCTCTGTTGATGAAGAATTTTTCGAGGAACTGGAAGAACTGCTGATTATGAGTGACGTTGGTGTCCAGGTCGCTTCTAACTTAACAGAGGAGTTACGCTACGAAGCCAAGCTTGAAAACGCCAAGAAACCTGATGCACTTCGTCGTGTCATCATTGAGAAATTGGTTGAGCTTTATGAAAAGGATGGTAACTACGATGAAAGCATCCACTTCCAAGATGGCTTGACAGTCATGCTCTTTGTTGGTGTTAATGGTGTTGGGAAAACAACTTCTATTGGGAAACTAGCCCACCGCTACAAACAAGCTGGCAAGAAGGTCATGTTGGTTGCGGCAGATACCTTCCGTGCAGGAGCGGTAGCCCAGCTAGCTGAATGGGGTCGACGAGTAGATGTTCCAGTAGTGACTGGACCTGAAAAAGCTGACCCAGCCAGTGTAGTCTTTGATGGCATGGAACGTGCTGTGGCTGAAGGTATCGATATTCTTATGATTGATACTGCTGGTCGTCTACAAAATAAGGACAACCTTATGGCTGAGCTGGAAAAGATTGGTCGTATTATCAAACGTGTTGTACCAGAAGCACCCCATGAAACCTTCCTAGCATTAGATGCTTCAACAGGTCAAAATGCCCTGGTGCAGGCCAAAGAATTTTCAAAAATTACCCCTTTGACAGGAATTGTCTTGACTAAGATTGATGGAACTGCTCGAGGTGGTGTTGTTCTAGCTATTCGAGAAGAACTCAATATTCCTGTAAAATTGATTGGTTTTGGTGAAAAAATCGATGATATTGGAGAATTTAACTCAGAAAACTTTATGAAGGGTCTCTTGGAAGGCTTAATCTAA